Sequence from the Gadus chalcogrammus isolate NIFS_2021 chromosome 21, NIFS_Gcha_1.0, whole genome shotgun sequence genome:
TTGCTATGTGACTGTTGAGGAACGAAGAATTGTACTCGTATCtgttcaataaaatgtaaaaaaaaagtaacagaTTCTGattataacaaaacaaatctTGAAACCACCAGTAGGGCTTCCTACCGTAATGACGATAGCCGGGCGCTGACTGCTGCTCAGGTGAGGAAGGTGCAGCTGATTAAGCCGCACTCTCGACATCGGCCATAAACCAAACTGCTGCCCAAACAGATTCTTGTTGTTTCCATGGTTCGGGTCCAACGAGCGAAGGGGACATCTTTACGACCCGGCGGGCATTTATAGTCCGCTATCTCCAACTTCTTCTGGACAACCACCGATCAGATGGCCCGAGGACATTCCGGGGACAGGACGGCTGGTTGAGCTTTTCACTCAGGAGGATCATCTGGATCATCTGACCAGCTTCAGTCCACCATGGAGACCCGGTTCCAGGACCTCCGGGAGGCATGCCGCTCCTGCTGTTCGGCGTGTCTGTCCTACTTTAAGAAGGCTCCTCCGGACAGCCGGCCGGGCCTCAGTAAAGGGGACATCGAGATTTTGGCCCCTCAGCCCAGGGTCCCCGGCCTGGCACCCGAAGCGGTCAAGTACGTCTACGTCGCCCTTTTTGATTACGCCGCGCGCACGGAGGACGACCTGAGCTTTAACACGGGAGACAAACTGGAAGCTCTGGACAAAAGTGCAGGCGACTGGTGGGTTGCCCGGGCCCTCACCGGGCTGTCGGTCAACCAGCAGGGCTACATCCCGTCCAACTATGTGGCCCCCGTGGAGAGCATCGAGTCCGAGCCGTGAGTATCCGTAATATGACTTATGATGAGGATGGTGCAGTCACAGGTAAACAAGGAGCACCAGGACATTATGCTGTATCAAGGTGTGGATCATCTGGATGGGGATATgggctagggccagggctttgtTTACTGAAGTAATTCTGTTTCAAACCCTTCCAACGCAgagtttatttgtaattaagTTAACTTGATTAGAAGTATTTACTTGAACAACCCTGATGTCTCATGGACCTTGGTCAAATTACAGCCGAGTAGGTTTAGCTTCATACATGgtattgaatttaatttatttttctttagttgtttttcttcatgaagtGTTTTGAGTCCGAATATTAGTTCTGGGGGTTTAATGATTGGCTCTTAAGCAGGAAGTGAAGGCAGGCCAATGCCTCAACGTTAATAATTCTCATGGTGGGGAAAACCCGGTCAAGGTTCATGATAAACTGGTCGAGGTTCATGATGACCAATCCGTTTAATGGGACCAGGTGTCTGCTCAACAGGGGGAGAGAAGATAAGGTCTTCCTTTTTAGATGCTGGGTTCAGCTGTGTGTCAGAGTATCCCATACTGATACTTGTGTTTCAGAGTTCCTTCTGGTTTTTCCTGTTCTCTTCTAATAACAAGTTGCAAGCAGATACGCCCCGTGACCATGCTATTGTTTCATCAGGGATGAGAGGCTATTTCCATTACTCTGAAATCATGTCACGTCAGTGTCTATGGGGAACCAGTTCTGCCTAGACTGAGGCAAAAGGTCCCCAGCTATTGTCCTATTATGGGGTGTGAGTAAATTTCCATTAGTTTTGACACCGAAACCAGCAGAGTTTTCAATGTGCTGATCTGATACCGTGCTGCCAGATCAGATTGACAGTTTCCAGCCCGATCACAACTTAAAACCCTTCAGACTAAACGAAAACCACGTAAAGCTGCAAAGTATTGAGCTACATACACGATAGACCACGCATCTTGTGTGTTGTTGACCATAAAAGGACCTTGTTTTGACAAATATTGACAACCGCAGCCGAAATTTCATCTTCCATtccaatgcaattttttttggATGGATCACACATTTATGTTTACCGTCTGGGATTTTCTGCAtcttttggagtgtgtgtgtgtgtgtgtgtgtgtgtgtgtgtgtgtgtgtgtgtgtgtgtgtgtgtgtgtgtgtgtgtgtgtgtgtgtgtgtgtgtgtgtgtgtgtgtgtgtgtgtgtgtgtgtgtgtgtgtgtgtgcaataaaGTCTTCTTTTGAATACCAGAACCATCTAAAATCTGTTCTAGCTAATTGTTCCATTTATGCAGACTGTTCAATTCTAACACAATGTGATTTTTCTGGGATTAAGTTTCCAATTGTTGAAACGATAAAGTGCTCAGGGGTGTGTGTAGCCCAGGCTGGGACTGGTTGGACTGGTTTGGTGACGCTGGTTTGGGTGCAGGTGGTATTTCCCGGACACCAAGAGACTGGACGCAGAGAAGCAGCTCATGGCTGGAGGCAACAAGCACGGAGCCTTCCTGATCCGCAACtgtgagagtcagagaggagagctGTCCCTCTCCGGTAAGGACCCCTTaccagacccccccacccccccacaggGAACTGGGAGCTTTCCATTACAAACTGGGAATTAAAAGATGCCCCATAGCCGGGAATTGATGAATGCCCCATAGCTTGCCCTTAATGCCCAATAGCTTCCCCTTAATACCCCATGGCTTCTCCTTAATGCCCCACAGCTTGCCCTTAATGCCCCATAGATTCCCCTTAATGCCCCACAGCTTGCCCTTAATGCCCCACAGCTTGCTCTTAATGCCCCATGGCTTCTCCTTAATGCCCCACAGCTTGCCCTCAATGCCCCACGGCTTGCCCTTAATGCCCCACAGATTCCCCTTAATGCCCCACAGCTTGCCCTTAATGCCCCACGGCTTGCCCTTAATGCCCCACAGCTTGCCCTTAATGCCCCACAGCTTGCCCTTAATGCCCCACGGCTTGCCCTTAATGCCCCACAGCTTGCCCTTAATGCCCCACAGCTTGCCCTTAATGCCCCACAGCTTGCCCTTAATGCCCCACGTCTTAATGCCCAACGGCTTGCCCTTAATGCCCCACAGCTTGCCCTTAATGCCCCATTGCTTGCCCTTTAGGCCGGGCACAATGGGGGGGATCACCCCTCGAACCCTCGGGACCAAAACGAAGCCCTCGACTTGTTTCCATCACTCAGACCTCAGACTCTGACTGGGTTTAGACGCAAGTTCTAACGGAGTTCAACAACACCCTTATTGTTCCTCATGTTCCGCTAATGTTTAACCCGCTCAGTTAAATCCCATGCGGCCACTCCCAGAATGGTGCCCTTTACTTCCTGCTCCGGAAGAATGTTCGCTCCGTCAGAGATGTCATTGTCTCCACCGGTGGAATGATGGAATGTTCAGGTTGTAAAATTAAACCAATAAACCCGGGGGCCCTGTGTTGTTTACTAGTGAGTGTTACCGACTGGTGGGTTGTTTACTAGTGAGTGTTACCGACTTGTGTGTTGTTTACTAGTGAGTGTTACCGACTGGTGTGTTGTTTATTAGTGAGTGTTACCGACTTGTGTGTTGTTTACTAGTGAGTGTTACCGACTGGTGTGTTGTTTACTAGCGAGTGTTACCGACTGGGGTGTTGTTTACTAGTGATTGTTACCGACTGGTGTGTTGTTTACTAGTGAGTGTTACCGACTGGTGTGTTGTTTACTAGTGAGTGTTACCGACTGGTGTGTTGTTTACTAGTGAGTGTTACCGACTGGTGTGTTGTTTGCTAGTGAGTGTTACCGACTGGTGTGTTGTTTACTAGTGAGCGTTACCGACTGGTGTGTTGTTTACTAGTGAAGCGTTACTGACTGGTGTGTTGTTTACTAGTGAGCGTTACTGACTGGTTTGTTTTATTACTGGTGAAGCGTTACCAACTGGTTTGTTGTCTACTGTTTAAGCGTTACCGACTGGTTTGTTTTATTACTGGTGAAGCGTTACCGACTGGTTTATTGTCTACTGTTTAAGTGTTACCGACTGTTTTGTTGTCTACTGTTTAAGCGTTACCGACTGGTGTGTTGTTTACTGGTGAAGCATTACCGACTGGTTTATTGTCTACTGTTTAAGCGTTACcgactgttttgttttttttactggtGAAGCGTTACCGACTGGTTTGTTGTCTACTGTTTAAGCGTGACCGACTGGTTTGTTTTTTACTGGTGAAGCGTTACCGACTGGTTTGTTGTCTACTATTTAAGCATTACCGACTGGTTTGTTTTTTACTGGTGAAGCGTTACCGACTGGTTTGTTGTCTCCTTGTCTCAGTGCTGGACAGGGGAAAGGCGAAGCATTACCGACTGCGTCGGGGAGAGAACGGCCACTACCACGTGTCGAAGAACAGGCCGTTTGAAACCCTCAAGGAGTTGGTGCAACATTACTCTCTACAAGAAGATGGCCTCTGTGCAAAACTTCTTGAACCATGTAAAAGGGTAAATGtgatcatatttatttttcctgtAGTGATGGAAATCAATACACCAATCTGAACCTGCTGATTTCACATTTCTGCCTGATTTTAGTTTCTTCTTTCGTTGCATGTCCTGTTGTGTTTTGTCTGGGTTCCAGTCGATCTCAATGTGTCAATAGTAGTGACCCTAATTTAACCTCCACTGTCTCCAGTGAGCGTTCGTTCTGTACTATTGGAGCTGTGTTCTCCAGCTGATCTGGAGCTAACTCCGGCCTCCTTCCAGATGGAAGCGCCCCAGACCCACGGCCTCTCGTACCAGGACCAGTGGGAGATCCCCCGCAGCTCTCTGAGGCTGCTGAAGAGGCTGGGAGCCGGGCAGTTCGGGGAGGTCTACGAGGGCCTCTGGAACAACACCACGCCAGTAGCTGTGAAGACACTGAAACCGGGTAAGCATGCTAAGCTAGGCAGCTACTCCACTTAGGAGCAAGCTAACCTACCGTCACCCTGCTAAGCTAACCTACCGTCACCCTGCTAAGCTAACCTACCGTCACCCTGCTAAGATAACCTACCGTCACCCTGCTAAGATAACCTACCATCGGCCTGCTAAGATAACCTACCGCACCCTGCTAAGCTAACCTACTGCCACCCTGCTAAGCGACCCTATTACCATATGTTGAAATATGCTACTACTACCCAGCTATGCTAAGCACTTAACCCGCTAAGGAGACCCCAACCTCAACCCTGTTGAGGTAACTAGATGCTATCGGCCACGGTGACTGCGCTGATATCGCCTGCCGAGTTAAAGGATGTCAAAAATGTCAGACGTTTCGGAGAGATTACAGTCGAGGCCGCGCATGCGCCTCCACTTCCTGTACTGATCCTATCTTCTGGTGGCTCTGCCAGGAACCATGGACTCTGAGGACTTCCTCCGGGAGGCCCAGATCATGAAGAAGCTGCGCCACCCGAAGCTCATCCAGCTGTATGCTGTGTGCACCCTCGAGGCGCCCATCTACATCATCACCGAGCTCATGAGCAACGGCAGCCTGCTAGAGTTCCTCCAAAGTAAGAGCCCCCTGCTTTATTCAAGCCATTTATTAAGCCAGCGCTGATTGCATTCTTCCTGCTAAATTCTTTCGAAGTAGGCGTAGCTATAGAAGTCCCTCAAATAATTGCGCCCTgcttcaaatgaaaaaaaaaatatcaagcAAACACTGATTGTATTTTAGCTTCAGAATTCCTCCGCTTTTGAGAAGGAAGTGATGGACATGCTTCAGAATCCCTCCAAAGTAAGGGAGCCCTGCCGTTGTTTTACCAAACAACCAGCTgagcttagggttagggttagggctagtggTACCTACAGGTTCACCTTGTCATTCCAGGGCGCTGATTCTTGGCTCCCATGTGAGGATGTCACATAATGTGACTTTGAAGACTACTGGCATCTCGGAGCCTATACTTAACTTAAACTGGTTTGGGGCCAGGCTGGAAGAGGGAGGACAGCTACAATCTCTTAAGCCCTCAGCTCTTcatggtgatgtgtgtgttgatgtttgtgGCGCCGTGTACACAGTGCATGTTTGGCCGAGGGCCGCTGTGAAACATTCAGGTAAACCTTCCTGTGTATTTTCAGTGACGTCACAATGCAGATTATTTTATGTCAATTTGCCGGTCCTAATTTAATTTTTCTCCTAGAATATTTATTGCATGGTGAGCTGCTATCTGGCTGATAACAGATCGGCCTCCAGGTTTATCATTTCTAAGAGGCTGCCTCTACATTATGACCTGATGCATTGTCCTGTCAGAGGCCCGGGTCTCAGATCGGTCCAGGGTGTGAGGTcacggggggtgggggtgtcaCTGACCGGGCAGGGTGTGAGGGgactggggaggggtgggggggggaactgaCCGGGCAGGGTGATGGCGGACGTCACACCGACCGCCCGTTGGATTGATGTCAGCGGCAGGCCTTACTGTAACTCACCACTCAGGCCTTACTGTAACTCACCACTCAGGCCTTACTGTAACTCACCACTCAGGCCTTACTGTAACTCACCACTCAGGCCTTACTGTTACTCACCACTCAGGCCTTACTGTAACTCACCACCCAGGCCTTACTGTTACTCACCACTCAGGCAAACCGTTGCTTTACTCGTTCCAATATCATGTTCACTGGGACGGTTAGTCAGACCTAAGTGAGAGTCCTTCAttcattgtgtgtctgtctgtctgtgtgtgtgtgtgtgtgtgtgtgtctgtgtgcgtgtgtgcgcagagGACAACGGGAGCAAGCTGGGCATCAGAGACCAGATCGAAGTGGCGGCCCAGGTGGCGTCGGGGATGGCGTTCCTGGAGCTGCAGAACTACATCCACCGAGACCTGGCGGCACGCAACGTCCTGGTCGGGGAGAACAACGTCTGCAAGGTGGCCGACTTCGGACTGGCCCGCGTGTTCATTGTAAGAATATGGACTACATTACCCATTCAAACACAAATTCACACGCAGAGTGTCGAGACACCTAGACACTCtaccaacccactctacctcctgagccaaatgCCCAGAaagcttctgtgtgtgtacgggaACACTGTGAGGAACACTGTGATGAACACTGCGGGGGTCTGGTTTGGTCACCTGCCACCCTAAAAACGTGTTTTTGGCAGAGTTTGCGGCTCCTACAGGTCATTTGGTTTATACCTCGATGGTCAATATTTCCGGCCGATCATAGAAAAGTAACAGTTACTTTTTTCTCAAGTATGGCCTGTTCTAAAGGGTTGATGTCATGTTTTttcgacttttccctttgctttagactgttatatgatgtatgtatgcatgttgtACGTCTGCTAAACTAGAGAAATCGAAGTCcgagccagggggagtattcGCGCCCAGCGAGAACGCCCCCTCAATATAAGGACGTCAAACGATCGTTTGCGCTCACAATGTGCTTCTGTAAAATTTTGACGTCAGAGTAGGAAATGTGCAGTGGCAAATGAACAGTGAAAATTATAAGGGGTATTTCTAACATAGAgggcctaaccctaactctaaaaAGGCctgatatgggatctttaatgtTGTTCCTCAAGGTGGAGAACGAGGACTACTACGTAGCCAGAGAAGGCACCAAGTTCCCGGTCAAGTGGACGGCCCCGGAGGCCATCCACAACGGCAAGTTCACCATCAAGTCCGACGTGTGGTCCTTTGGGATCCTGCTGCACGAGATCATCACCTTCGGCCAGATGCCCTACCCGAGTAAGACCCCATGACCCTCCTAGTCAGCTGTACCGGCAATACTGGAAGCATGTCGACCAATCATGATTATAGATTGAtgattcaggttttttttttttattgtttctttGCTCATATCCAAACGTCTAACCTAGAAATGTATAAAAGCAGAATGGCATTcttgactaaaatgtgactgttTTTTAAAAGGATGGTCATATTTGTTAATTCTGTTGACAACCCAACGATTTGGTTGgcctacctgtctacctacctacctgtctacctacccTGCACGGCCTTGGCCCGGGCTCTCCTCCAAAAGGCTAGGCAGGCCTGTGGCTAAAGCCAGCGAGATAGgcatgttttgggggagtggctttggagggaggcctgCAGGGAAGGCTGATGTTTGATTCATTTGGGAACTTTAAAGAGGTGAAATCAGGCCACCAGgtctgagtgtgattagctggtacATGCCGTTTGAAAAACGGGCTTTTCCTGTGCCCTAGTGACATCACTAgggggtgtgtccacctagatgtataatggatagatgagcaacatttgccACATTCCACTGGGTAggatggtagactgatctatccatgATGCATCTAAgttgacacgcccacttgtgatgtctcTAAGGCACAGGGAAAGGTCGATTTTCAAATGGCCTGTAAGGGCTTCTCACACTGACACCTGGGGACATGATATGGCCCCTCTTAAGTGTAGCCTACTCGTGCTGATTACTCCCAGTTGCCTACCTGCTTTTACTCTTGCATTGCAATCGTCCAAATACTATCGGTAATGCGGTTGATACAAtccatttacatttttacatttacattcagggcatttagcagacgcttttatccaaagcgacttacaataagtacatttgtcataagaagtgcatcaatatttcactgtcggtacagaaaggacgttcatagaaccaagtgcaagtacaacaatcgctaggctaaccaattccccgtgttacagccatgatggcagatactgcagttgctacagctactgcagttgctacacagttaagtaccaATCCCTACACTGGATTGGTCCCTAATCCTCTGCCTTCggatgccccccccctcccagacatGTCCAACTTGCAGGTGGTCTCCAAGGTGCCCACGGGGTACAGGATGCCCGCGCCCCCCCACTGCCCTAAGATGATGTACGCGATCATGCAGGACTGCTGGAAGGCAGAGGAGCAGGACCGTCCTACCTTCGAGACGCTGCAGTGGAAACTGGAGGGCTACTTTGACTCCGACGTGACGTCCTACGACGACGCTAACCGCTACTAGGGGCACGGACTAGCCCGCTGACGCTTGGTCGGGCGGCAAAGGGGGAATCGAGTCACTCGATTTGTCGAGGAAAAAGGGGAATTGTTTTTAATAATGCTGTACGACTTAATTTGAAGCACGTTGCCAACCGAACAATTGCTATTTGAATGAAGGATCATGTCCCGTGCTACTGCGTTGTGTTATCGCTCGTTGTAACCGACCCCAGGAGGAGCGACGGGGTGCGCGTACGGGCGTTTGAGTGGTTCACTCGTTGGTGTTCATTTTGTGACGACTTGATGCACTTTAGATGGTGAGCGAGGACGGCGTTCCTGTCCGGTGGGTCGGGTGTACGTTCCCCTCGGCTTGTGGAGAACAACGATGAGGTCTAGAACCCGTGGGTCAGAGTGGAGCAGCTCGCTACGCTGTGGCTACGACGACATGGGGAACCAGTTCGGCATAGCGCACATTCTCTGCATTGTTTGCGTGTCAGAGCGCTGTGTAAACAAAGAACTGAGGTGTGTGTAAGGGTTGATTTGAACACTGCCTCCTCCTCTAttatgatgacgatgacgagaACCTGCGCAACAATTATTCCCCGCTCTAGAAGCACAGTATTCTCGAAAGCCTTTTTTAGGTGATCAGAAATGTTAGTGTTTAAGTTAATATGTTGGTGTCATGAAGGTGAAAATGGGTTTAAAAACGTATTGATGGcttcatttatttatgcaaGTTCACTATCGACATCCTGTGAAATGGATTTGATGTATACTAATTATACAAACCTATATATTTGACCTTGATATGTAATGGTTCCTTGACGATAAGATCGTTTTGAGGTTAGGTTGATAACCCGTCAGTGTAATCAAGTTATCTGAGAAACACGTTGACTGGCTTGTATTGTCTAATCAGATGGTGTTGATAAACGCAGTGCCGGAGATTAAACCGTATCACATTTGAATTCACTGTTGTAAATGTTTTACCTTGAAGTAGGTTGAACAAATCTTATTAACACTGGCCAATGTTTCAAGGTCTTTAAATGTATCATTTGTTTTAGCACTGATATTTCTTATGCAAaatgattattaaaataattttATTTAGTAGGATTTGAGGATTTGAGTATTATCTAAGGCCTACCTAGTTTAGTTCATTGGAAAATCTGCATGATATTCATATTTGAGAGACCGACTATCTTTGCCATATGAATCCTAAACGCAACGTCTCAACTCGCCACATGATGGCGGTGGTGCTCTCCCTATTTCTGTAACAAGTTCGCCCACTACGTGCAAACAGTCTACTTTGACAAGAAGCTTGTGGAAATGGCCGGTCTGGCCTGAACTTCAGCAAAACAATCAAGTGGTGAGAGCTACTTTGAGCTGAATAGTTCGTTCCCCACGCCTCTGCATCACGGAAAGCACCAATCGACGTTCTTAATAGGCTACTGGTAAACACAGTGCCCTTATACCATGAGGCCCCTGGTTCCCAGTCCCCTTATACCACGACACCACTGGTTACCAGTCCCCTTATGATGCAAATGGTAAACCATTAAGGATGGCCCAGAAATACTGTTTCATGTTTCAGACGCTGCCTTTGAGACGTGAGTATGATAAAACCACGGTCAAAATgtaactttttccaaaaattaaATGATCCTTTTCTGGGGTCCCCTGGTGTTTAAATATTCCCATTCCATCCCCACTCTAAATGAGAGACCAGGAATCAATGCGTTCTAATTGGAATCAGACAAGGCCGTTGGACAGTTTCCTCCGTTAAGGGCGTATCCTTCATCGGAGAATGGGTCTCATCCCGACCCAGACGACGGCGGTTCAGCGGCTGCTCTGCGGCCCCAGAGGAAGACGGGCCGTCCTGCTCCTTCATAGGCTgctgaggaggaggcggggtcaaCGCCTCCGGGAGCGCATGGGTTCACGTCCCAGCTTATAGATGAGTGATGATATGTTTAGATATTTTTTACTTTAGTTTTTGTTTAAACAGCCtaacaaatcataaaaaaacaactattaATTACAGATGTGGTTTTCTTAAAGATATGCGGCAGTCTTTTAATGACGTTCCTGAATCTTAAACACTACTTTGTACCTTAAGTACAAGTCTTAAGAAGCATAGAGGGCTAAGCAATGTTGAAGAAATATGAACAAGTGAACAGTAAAAGTGTTTTATGGCTCCCCTTGTGGTCGGTCCGTCCAGCGACCGGTGAACTTCATAAAGTGCTCAACAGCCCCTATTAGTTTGGAGAACGAAGCAGACAACAGAAGCTAATCAAACGCTTGTGTTTCACCGAGCAAATAAATGGCTGAACAACAGCCAGTTATGTCCCTCTGCACCTCGGGACAATAAAATATATCTGCCAAGCCCAGTACTCTCTGACATTGCCAGCAGATGTCCAAGTCCATCACACAGTGTTCAAGGTCTGCCATGACCGGTGGCCAAGAAAGCACTCGCTGTATCCAATCGTCtgcaggcctctctctctctcgctctcgttctctctgtctctctgtctctctttttctctctcattctcgctctcgttctcgctctctctttctctctctctctctctctctctctctctctctctctctctctctctctctctctctctctcaataaccTTCAACTCGGATATCCATCGTTGTTCGTTCGTTCGTCCGCTTGAAGGAGCAGCAGCATTGTTAATAGAACAGGATGCTGTTGTATTTTTACCACCAGTGAACCACATGGCTGGACGCGCTGTGGTGATGAAGGGTGTTTCTGCAGCAGTGCTCCTGTACATGAATCAAACTGATGGTGGTTGTTGAGTCCACATTGGCCGGTGTAGTTGGAGGTCCTTCAACACAGCAAGGCCAAAAGGGGAAGGAGTTTCATTCTCAAAACGTGAAATAGATTTCACAATTCACTGTGATCATCCCCTGAACTTCtcgactgggtagccccgcccattcagcgtgcgatttgagttcgccctgcacaagggtctggagaactGCAATAAGTTTCTTTCTAATTCCGATACGTTTTTTTGCGgtagccaatcaccaagctggctattccccttggcgcgctattggctggtttaacacaatgacgacagggaagcgacggcaagcagccaatcgcgtacagagtcagttgaactaggcccgttgatcacgcctcttgtgctgaagaaagtgacggcagcttccccagaccaacgtgcaatctacgattgagcttggtgtgGCAAATAGCCAGACTAGAACCTCACCAATACCCCTGGATATTGGAGTCTGTGGCTCCCCATGTTTATGACCTGTtatcatccccctcctcctcatgtccccgtctcctcttcctcagagtTCAACGGAACCAGGGTTCAGTGGAACCAGAGTTCAGTGGAACCAGAGTTCAGTGGAGCCAGGGTTCAGTGGAGCCAGGGTTCAGAGGAACCAGAGTTCAGTGGAGCCAGGGTTCAGAGGAACCAGAGTTCAGTGGAGCCAGGGTTCAGAGGAACCAGAGTTCAGTGGAGCCAGGGTTCAGTGGAGCCAGGGTTCAGAGGAACCAGGGTTCAGAGGAACTAGAGTTCAGTGGAGCCAGGGTTCAGTGGAGCCAGGGTTCAGAGGAACCAGGGTTCAGTGGAGCCAGAGTTCAGATGAGCCGTTAGACTTGAGGACGCGTGTTGGCTGCCCGTAGGAGACTCGTCCTCCGAGTGGACAACAGGTCTTCGGTGGTCCGCGCTGCTCAGCAGGAACTCGGGGATGGGCCTTAGAAATGggaatcccatttctaccccttaccccttccccttacccctccccctcgttttgaaggggtaaggggaaggggtaaggggtagaaatgggattgggcgtCAGTCTGCTTGACAGACAGGTAAGCGGGCAGATGACTGCCTTTTACCACCAACAGGCTTTCATAAGCCACGTGCCGACGTCCTGGAGGAAACAGAATCACAATCAGAGTTACTTGTATCACATCTTATTTTACAGGTACAAAGGAGTAACATTTTTAGGCTGGGTTCCTCAACATGCAGATAGCAGCAACCATACATTATAAAGTCAATAAAAAGAAGTACAAATATAAATTTGTAAAAA
This genomic interval carries:
- the frk gene encoding tyrosine-protein kinase SRK2, yielding METRFQDLREACRSCCSACLSYFKKAPPDSRPGLSKGDIEILAPQPRVPGLAPEAVKYVYVALFDYAARTEDDLSFNTGDKLEALDKSAGDWWVARALTGLSVNQQGYIPSNYVAPVESIESEPWYFPDTKRLDAEKQLMAGGNKHGAFLIRNCESQRGELSLSVLDRGKAKHYRLRRGENGHYHVSKNRPFETLKELVQHYSLQEDGLCAKLLEPCKRMEAPQTHGLSYQDQWEIPRSSLRLLKRLGAGQFGEVYEGLWNNTTPVAVKTLKPGTMDSEDFLREAQIMKKLRHPKLIQLYAVCTLEAPIYIITELMSNGSLLEFLQKDNGSKLGIRDQIEVAAQVASGMAFLELQNYIHRDLAARNVLVGENNVCKVADFGLARVFIVENEDYYVAREGTKFPVKWTAPEAIHNGKFTIKSDVWSFGILLHEIITFGQMPYPNMSNLQVVSKVPTGYRMPAPPHCPKMMYAIMQDCWKAEEQDRPTFETLQWKLEGYFDSDVTSYDDANRY